One window from the genome of Pseudomonas fluorescens encodes:
- the tuf gene encoding elongation factor Tu, translating into MAKEKFERNKPHVNVGTIGHVDHGKTTLTAALTRVCSEVFGSAKVDFDKIDSAPEEKARGITINTAHVEYDSAVRHYAHVDCPGHADYVKNMITGAAQMDGAILVCSAADGPMPQTREHILLSRQVGVPYIVVFLNKADMVDDAELLELVEMEVRDLLSTYDFPGDDTPIIIGSALMALNGQDDNEMGTTAVKKLVETLDSYIPEPERAIDKPFLMPIEDVFSISGRGTVVTGRVERGIVRIQEEVEIVGLRDTQKTTCTGVEMFRKLLDEGRAGENCGVLLRGTKRDDVERGQVLVKPGTVKPHTKFTAEVYVLSKEEGGRHTPFFKGYRPQFYFRTTDVTGNCELPEGVEMVMPGDNIQMTVTLIKTIAMEDGLRFAIREGGRTVGAGVVAKVIE; encoded by the coding sequence ATGGCTAAGGAAAAGTTCGAACGTAATAAGCCGCACGTCAACGTTGGTACTATCGGTCACGTTGACCATGGTAAAACCACGCTGACCGCTGCTCTGACCCGTGTCTGCTCCGAGGTTTTCGGTTCGGCCAAGGTTGACTTCGACAAGATCGACAGCGCCCCGGAAGAGAAAGCTCGCGGTATCACCATCAACACCGCTCACGTTGAATACGATTCGGCCGTGCGTCACTACGCACACGTTGACTGCCCAGGTCACGCCGACTACGTAAAAAACATGATCACCGGTGCTGCCCAGATGGATGGCGCGATCCTGGTTTGCTCGGCCGCTGATGGTCCGATGCCACAAACCCGTGAGCACATCCTGCTGTCCCGTCAGGTAGGCGTTCCGTACATCGTTGTCTTCCTGAACAAGGCTGACATGGTTGACGACGCTGAGCTGCTGGAACTGGTTGAGATGGAAGTGCGCGACCTGCTGAGCACTTACGACTTCCCAGGTGATGACACTCCAATCATCATCGGTTCGGCTCTGATGGCTCTGAACGGCCAAGACGACAACGAAATGGGCACCACTGCTGTCAAGAAGCTGGTGGAAACTCTGGACAGCTACATCCCAGAGCCAGAGCGCGCTATCGACAAGCCGTTCCTGATGCCAATCGAAGACGTATTCTCGATCTCCGGTCGCGGTACTGTTGTGACTGGTCGTGTTGAGCGTGGCATCGTCCGTATCCAGGAAGAAGTTGAGATCGTCGGTCTGCGCGACACTCAGAAAACTACCTGCACCGGCGTTGAAATGTTCCGCAAGCTGCTCGACGAAGGTCGTGCTGGCGAGAACTGCGGCGTACTGCTGCGCGGCACCAAGCGTGACGACGTTGAGCGTGGCCAGGTTCTGGTCAAGCCAGGCACCGTCAAGCCGCACACCAAGTTCACCGCAGAAGTCTACGTTCTGAGCAAGGAAGAAGGCGGCCGTCACACTCCGTTCTTCAAAGGCTACCGTCCACAGTTCTACTTCCGTACAACTGACGTGACTGGTAACTGCGAGCTGCCAGAAGGCGTTGAAATGGTAATGCCGGGTGACAACATTCAGATGACTGTTACCCTGATCAAGACCATCGCGATGGAAGACGGTCTGCGTTTCGCTATCCGTGAAGGCGGTCGTACCGTCGGCGCTGGCGTCGTAGCTAAAGTCATCGAGTAA
- the secE gene encoding preprotein translocase subunit SecE, with amino-acid sequence MTPKAEAQGSRFDLLKWLVVVALVVIGVVGNQYYSASPILYRVLALLAIAAVAAFVGLQTAKGKSFFVLAKEARTEIRKVVWPTRQETTQTTLIVVAVVLVMALLLWGLDSLLGWLVSLIVG; translated from the coding sequence ATGACTCCTAAAGCTGAAGCTCAAGGCTCTCGCTTCGATCTGCTCAAGTGGCTAGTGGTAGTCGCTTTGGTGGTTATTGGCGTTGTTGGCAATCAGTATTATTCTGCTTCGCCGATCCTGTACCGTGTACTTGCATTGCTCGCCATTGCTGCTGTTGCTGCCTTTGTAGGCTTGCAGACGGCCAAGGGCAAGTCTTTCTTTGTACTCGCTAAGGAAGCTCGCACCGAGATTCGTAAAGTCGTATGGCCGACTCGCCAAGAAACCACGCAGACCACGTTGATCGTTGTGGCTGTTGTTCTGGTAATGGCGTTGCTGTTGTGGGGGCTCGATTCCCTGCTCGGCTGGCTTGTTTCCTTGATTGTTGGCTAA
- the nusG gene encoding transcription termination/antitermination protein NusG: MAKRWYVVHAYSGYEKHVMRSLVERVKLAGMEDGFGEILVPTEEVVEMRNGQKRKSERKFFPGYVLVQMDMNEGTWHLVKDTPRVMGFIGGTADKPAPITDKEAEAILRRVADGSDKPKPKTLFEPGEVVRVTDGPFADFNGTVEEVNYEKSRIQVAVLIFGRSTPVELEFSQVEKV; the protein is encoded by the coding sequence GTGGCTAAGCGTTGGTACGTTGTGCATGCTTACTCGGGTTACGAGAAGCATGTCATGCGCTCGCTGGTAGAGCGCGTAAAGCTGGCTGGCATGGAAGACGGCTTTGGCGAGATTCTGGTCCCCACTGAAGAAGTGGTTGAAATGCGTAATGGCCAGAAACGCAAAAGTGAACGCAAGTTCTTTCCGGGCTACGTGCTGGTACAGATGGATATGAACGAAGGGACTTGGCACTTGGTCAAGGATACCCCTCGGGTGATGGGTTTCATCGGCGGTACTGCCGACAAGCCCGCGCCGATCACGGATAAAGAGGCAGAAGCGATTCTGCGTCGCGTCGCTGATGGTAGCGACAAGCCGAAGCCGAAGACGTTGTTTGAACCGGGTGAGGTTGTACGTGTCACCGACGGTCCATTCGCCGACTTCAATGGCACGGTTGAAGAAGTTAACTACGAAAAGAGCCGGATCCAAGTGGCAGTGCTCATTTTCGGTCGCTCTACTCCGGTAGAGCTAGAGTTCAGTCAGGTCGAAAAGGTCTGA
- the rplK gene encoding 50S ribosomal protein L11: MAKKITAYIKLQVKAAQANPSPPVGPALGQHGVNIMEFCKAFNARTQGLEPGLPTPVIITVYSDRSFTFETKSTPASVLLKKAAGLTSGSARPNTVKVGTVTRAQLEEIAKTKNADLTAADMDAAVRTIAGSARSMGLNVEGV; this comes from the coding sequence ATGGCCAAGAAAATTACCGCTTACATCAAGCTGCAAGTGAAGGCCGCTCAGGCTAACCCAAGCCCACCTGTTGGTCCTGCACTGGGTCAGCACGGCGTGAACATCATGGAATTCTGCAAGGCCTTCAACGCCCGTACTCAGGGTCTTGAGCCAGGTCTGCCGACTCCAGTGATCATCACTGTCTACAGCGACCGTAGCTTCACCTTCGAAACAAAAAGCACCCCAGCTTCGGTTCTGCTGAAGAAGGCTGCAGGTTTGACCAGCGGTTCCGCTCGTCCAAACACCGTTAAGGTTGGCACCGTTACCCGTGCTCAGCTGGAAGAAATCGCGAAAACCAAAAACGCGGATCTGACTGCAGCTGATATGGATGCAGCCGTGCGTACTATCGCCGGTTCTGCTCGTAGCATGGGCCTTAACGTGGAGGGTGTGTAA
- the rplA gene encoding 50S ribosomal protein L1, with the protein MAKLTKRQKAIAGKIEAGKAYNFVDAAALLAELSTVKFSESFDVAVNLGVDPRKSDQVVRSATVLPHGTGKTVRVAVFTQGPAAEAALAAGADRVGMDDLAAEMKGGDLNYDVVIASPDAMRVVGQLGQILGPRGLMPNPKVGTVTPDVATAVKNAKAGQVRYRTDKNGIIHTSVGKIGFDAVKLKENVEALIADLKRIKPASSKGIYVKRVTLSTTMGPGLVIDQSSLDA; encoded by the coding sequence ATGGCTAAGCTGACCAAGCGTCAAAAGGCTATCGCCGGCAAAATCGAAGCAGGCAAGGCCTACAACTTTGTAGACGCCGCCGCTCTGCTGGCTGAGCTGTCGACTGTCAAGTTCAGCGAGTCGTTCGACGTTGCTGTGAACCTGGGCGTTGACCCACGTAAATCCGACCAGGTCGTTCGTAGCGCTACCGTGCTGCCACACGGCACTGGCAAGACCGTTCGTGTAGCTGTCTTCACCCAGGGCCCAGCAGCTGAAGCTGCTCTGGCTGCTGGCGCTGATCGCGTCGGCATGGACGATCTGGCTGCCGAAATGAAAGGCGGCGACCTGAACTATGACGTAGTGATCGCATCTCCGGATGCCATGCGCGTTGTAGGCCAGTTGGGTCAGATCCTCGGTCCACGTGGTCTGATGCCTAACCCTAAAGTCGGCACCGTAACGCCAGACGTAGCCACCGCGGTTAAAAACGCCAAGGCTGGTCAGGTTCGTTATCGCACCGACAAAAACGGCATCATCCACACTTCCGTTGGCAAGATCGGCTTCGACGCCGTCAAGCTGAAGGAAAACGTTGAAGCCCTGATCGCTGATCTGAAGCGTATCAAGCCAGCTTCTTCGAAAGGCATCTACGTCAAGCGCGTTACCCTGAGCACCACCATGGGCCCAGGTCTGGTCATCGACCAGAGCTCGCTCGACGCGTAA
- the rplJ gene encoding 50S ribosomal protein L10 → MAINLEDKKAIVAEVNEAAKVALSAVVADARGVTVGAMTGLRKEAREAGVYVRVVRNTLLKRAVAGTEYSVLNDVFTGPTLIAFSKDHPGAAARLFKEFAKSQDKFEIKAAAFEGKFLAANQIDVLATLPTRDEAISQLMSVIQGATSKLARTLAAVREQKEAAAA, encoded by the coding sequence GTGGCAATTAATCTCGAAGACAAGAAGGCCATCGTCGCTGAAGTCAACGAGGCTGCCAAAGTCGCTCTGTCCGCTGTTGTGGCTGATGCCCGCGGTGTGACGGTAGGCGCTATGACCGGACTCCGTAAAGAGGCTCGTGAAGCTGGCGTATACGTACGTGTTGTACGTAACACCCTGCTCAAGCGCGCCGTTGCTGGCACTGAATACAGTGTCCTCAACGACGTGTTCACTGGCCCGACTCTGATCGCGTTCTCCAAGGATCATCCAGGCGCTGCTGCCCGTTTGTTCAAGGAATTCGCCAAGAGTCAGGATAAGTTCGAGATCAAGGCAGCTGCGTTCGAGGGCAAGTTCCTCGCAGCTAACCAAATCGACGTACTGGCAACACTGCCGACCCGCGACGAAGCCATTTCGCAGCTGATGAGCGTGATTCAAGGCGCTACCAGCAAGCTGGCTCGTACTCTGGCTGCAGTTCGCGAGCAAAAAGAAGCTGCCGCAGCCTAA
- the rplL gene encoding 50S ribosomal protein L7/L12: MSISQDDILNAVAEMSVLQVVELIKAFEEKFGVSAAAASAGPAAAAAVVEEQTEFNVMLTEAGEKKVNVIKAVRELTGLGLKEAKAVVDGAPAMVLEAVAKDAADKAKAALEEAGAKVELK; this comes from the coding sequence ATGTCTATCTCCCAAGACGATATCCTCAACGCCGTAGCTGAAATGTCGGTTCTGCAGGTTGTTGAGCTGATCAAAGCTTTCGAAGAAAAATTCGGCGTTTCCGCTGCCGCTGCTTCCGCCGGTCCAGCTGCTGCTGCCGCCGTTGTTGAAGAGCAAACCGAATTCAACGTCATGCTGACCGAAGCTGGCGAGAAGAAAGTAAACGTGATCAAGGCAGTACGTGAACTGACCGGTCTGGGCCTGAAAGAAGCCAAGGCTGTAGTTGACGGCGCTCCTGCCATGGTTCTGGAAGCTGTTGCCAAAGACGCAGCTGACAAAGCCAAGGCCGCTCTGGAAGAAGCAGGCGCTAAAGTCGAGCTGAAGTAA
- the rpoB gene encoding DNA-directed RNA polymerase subunit beta, whose amino-acid sequence MAYSYTEKKRIRKDFSKLPDVMDVPYLLAIQLDSYREFLQAGATKDQFRDVGLHAAFKSVFPIISYSGNAALEYVGYRLGEPAFDVKECVLRGVTYAVPLRVKVRLIIFDKESSNKAIKDIKEQEVYMGEIPLMTENGTFVINGTERVIVSQLHRSPGVFFDHDRGKTHSSGKLLYSARIIPYRGSWLDFEFDPKDCVFVRIDRRRKLPASVLLRALGYTTEEVLDAFYTTNVFHVQGENLSLELVPQRLRGEIAVLDIQDDKGKVIVEQGRRITARHINQLEKAGIKELQVPIDYVLGRTTAKVIVHPATGEILAECNTELTTEILAKIAKAQVVRIETLYTNDIDCGPFISDTLKIDSTGNQLEALVEIYRMMRPGEPPTKDAAETLFNNLFFSPERYDLSAVGRMKFNRRIGRTEIEGSGVLNKDDIVAVLKTLVDIRNGKGIVDDIDHLGNRRVRCVGEMAENQFRVGLVRVERAVKERLSMAESEGLMPQDLINAKPVAAAVKEFFGSSQLSQFMDQNNPLSEITHKRRVSALGPGGLTRERAGFEVRDVHPTHYGRVCPIETPEGPNIGLINSLAAYARTNQYGFLESPYRVVKDALVTDEIVFLSAIEEADHVIAQASATMNDKKVLVDELVAVRHLNEFTVKAPEDVTLMDVSPKQVVSVAASLIPFLEHDDANRALMGSNMQRQAVPTLRADKPLVGTGMERNVARDSGVCVVARRGGVIDSVDASRIVVRVADDEVETGEAGVDIYNLTKYTRSNQNTCINQRPLVSKGDRVQRSDIMADGPSTDMGELALGQNMRIAFMAWNGFNFEDSICLSERVVQEDRFTTIHIQELTCVARDTKLGPEEITADIPNVGEAALNKLDEAGIVYVGAEVGAGDILVGKVTPKGETQLTPEEKLLRAIFGEKASDVKDTSLRVPTGTKGTVIDVQVFTRDGVERDARALSIEKTQLDEIRKDLNEEFRIVEGATFERLRSALVGHKAEGGAGLKKGQEITDEVLDGLEHGQWFKLRMAEDALNEQLEKAQAYIVDRRRLLDDKFEDKKRKLQQGDDLAPGVLKIVKVYLAIRRRIQPGDKMAGRHGNKGVVSVIMPVEDMPHDANGTPVDVVLNPLGVPSRMNVGQILETHLGLAAKGLGEKINRMIEEQRKVADLRKFLHEIYNEIGGRNEELDTFSDQEILDLAKNLRGGVPMATPVFDGAKESEIKAMLKLADLPESGQMQLFDGRTGNKFERPVTVGYMYMLKLNHLVDDKMHARSTGSYSLVTQQPLGGKAQFGGQRFGEMEVWALEAYGAAYTLQEMLTVKSDDVNGRTKMYKNIVDGDHRMEPGMPESFNVLIKEIRSLGIDIDLETE is encoded by the coding sequence ATGGCTTACTCATATACTGAGAAAAAACGTATCCGCAAGGACTTTAGCAAGTTGCCGGACGTCATGGATGTGCCGTACCTCCTGGCCATCCAGCTGGATTCGTATCGTGAATTCTTGCAAGCGGGAGCGACTAAAGATCAGTTCCGCGACGTGGGCCTGCATGCGGCCTTCAAATCCGTTTTCCCGATCATCAGCTACTCCGGCAATGCTGCGCTGGAGTACGTCGGTTATCGCCTGGGCGAACCGGCATTTGATGTCAAAGAATGCGTATTGCGCGGTGTTACTTACGCCGTACCTTTGCGGGTAAAAGTGCGCCTGATCATTTTCGACAAAGAATCGTCGAACAAAGCGATCAAGGACATCAAAGAGCAAGAAGTCTACATGGGTGAAATCCCCCTGATGACTGAAAACGGTACCTTCGTAATCAACGGTACCGAGCGTGTAATCGTTTCCCAGCTGCACCGTTCCCCGGGCGTGTTCTTCGACCACGACCGTGGCAAGACGCACAGCTCCGGCAAACTGCTTTACTCCGCGCGCATCATTCCTTACCGCGGTTCGTGGCTGGACTTCGAGTTCGACCCGAAAGACTGCGTATTCGTGCGTATCGACCGTCGTCGCAAGCTGCCTGCATCGGTACTGCTGCGCGCGCTCGGCTATACCACCGAAGAAGTGCTGGACGCGTTCTACACCACCAACGTCTTCCACGTGCAAGGTGAAAACCTCAGTCTGGAACTGGTGCCTCAGCGCCTGCGCGGTGAAATCGCTGTCCTCGATATCCAGGATGACAAAGGCAAGGTTATTGTCGAGCAGGGCCGTCGTATCACCGCTCGCCACATCAACCAGCTGGAAAAAGCCGGGATCAAAGAGCTGCAGGTACCGATCGACTACGTCCTGGGTCGCACCACGGCCAAGGTCATCGTGCATCCGGCCACCGGCGAAATCCTTGCAGAGTGCAATACCGAGCTGACCACCGAGATCCTGGCGAAAATCGCCAAGGCCCAGGTCGTTCGTATCGAAACCCTGTACACCAACGACATCGACTGCGGTCCGTTCATCTCCGACACGCTGAAGATCGACTCCACCGGCAACCAGCTGGAAGCCTTGGTCGAGATCTATCGCATGATGCGTCCTGGCGAGCCGCCAACCAAGGATGCAGCCGAGACCCTGTTCAACAACCTGTTCTTCAGTCCTGAGCGCTATGACCTGTCTGCGGTCGGCCGGATGAAGTTCAACCGTCGTATCGGTCGTACCGAGATCGAAGGTTCGGGCGTGCTGAACAAGGATGACATCGTTGCGGTCCTCAAGACCCTGGTCGACATCCGTAACGGCAAAGGCATCGTCGATGACATCGACCACCTGGGTAACCGTCGTGTTCGCTGTGTAGGCGAGATGGCCGAGAACCAGTTCCGTGTTGGCCTGGTGCGCGTAGAGCGCGCGGTCAAGGAACGTCTGTCGATGGCTGAAAGCGAAGGCCTGATGCCGCAAGACCTGATCAACGCCAAGCCTGTGGCTGCGGCGGTGAAGGAGTTCTTCGGTTCGAGCCAGCTGTCCCAGTTCATGGACCAGAACAACCCGCTGTCCGAGATCACCCACAAGCGTCGTGTCTCCGCACTCGGCCCAGGCGGTCTGACCCGTGAGCGTGCAGGCTTCGAAGTTCGAGACGTACACCCGACTCACTACGGTCGTGTCTGCCCGATCGAAACGCCGGAAGGTCCGAACATCGGTCTGATCAACTCCCTGGCGGCCTATGCGCGCACCAACCAGTACGGCTTCCTCGAGAGCCCGTACCGCGTGGTGAAAGACGCCCTGGTTACCGACGAGATCGTGTTCCTGTCCGCCATCGAAGAAGCCGATCACGTGATCGCCCAGGCTTCGGCCACGATGAACGACAAGAAAGTCCTGGTCGACGAGCTGGTAGCTGTTCGTCACCTGAACGAGTTCACCGTCAAGGCGCCGGAAGACGTCACCTTGATGGACGTATCGCCGAAGCAGGTAGTGTCGGTTGCAGCGTCGCTGATCCCGTTCCTCGAGCACGACGACGCCAACCGTGCGTTGATGGGTTCGAACATGCAGCGTCAAGCTGTACCAACGCTGCGTGCCGACAAGCCGCTGGTCGGTACCGGCATGGAGCGTAACGTTGCCCGTGACTCCGGCGTTTGCGTCGTGGCTCGTCGTGGTGGCGTGATCGATTCCGTCGATGCCAGCCGTATCGTGGTTCGTGTTGCCGATGACGAAGTTGAAACTGGCGAAGCCGGTGTCGACATCTACAACCTGACCAAATACACCCGCTCCAACCAGAACACCTGCATCAACCAGCGTCCGCTGGTAAGCAAGGGTGATCGGGTTCAGCGCAGCGACATCATGGCCGATGGTCCGTCCACCGATATGGGTGAACTGGCGTTGGGTCAGAACATGCGCATCGCGTTCATGGCATGGAACGGCTTCAACTTCGAAGACTCCATCTGCCTGTCCGAGCGTGTGGTTCAGGAAGACCGCTTCACCACGATCCACATCCAGGAACTGACCTGTGTGGCCCGTGACACCAAGCTTGGCCCAGAGGAAATCACTGCGGACATCCCGAACGTGGGTGAAGCCGCACTGAACAAACTGGACGAAGCCGGTATCGTTTATGTAGGTGCCGAAGTCGGCGCAGGCGACATCCTGGTGGGCAAGGTCACTCCGAAAGGCGAGACCCAGCTGACTCCGGAAGAAAAACTGCTGCGTGCCATCTTCGGTGAAAAAGCCAGCGACGTTAAAGACACCTCCCTGCGCGTGCCTACCGGCACCAAAGGTACCGTCATCGACGTACAGGTCTTCACTCGCGACGGCGTGGAGCGTGATGCTCGTGCACTGTCCATCGAGAAGACTCAGCTCGACGAGATCCGCAAGGACCTGAACGAAGAGTTCCGTATCGTCGAAGGCGCAACTTTCGAGCGTCTGCGTTCCGCCCTGGTCGGCCACAAAGCCGAAGGCGGCGCCGGCCTGAAGAAAGGTCAGGAAATCACCGACGAAGTCCTCGACGGTCTTGAGCATGGCCAGTGGTTCAAACTGCGCATGGCTGAAGATGCTCTGAACGAGCAGCTCGAGAAGGCCCAGGCCTATATCGTTGATCGCCGCCGTCTGCTGGACGACAAGTTCGAAGACAAGAAGCGCAAACTGCAGCAAGGCGATGACCTGGCTCCAGGCGTGCTGAAAATCGTCAAGGTTTACCTGGCAATCCGTCGTCGCATCCAGCCGGGCGACAAGATGGCCGGTCGTCACGGTAACAAGGGTGTGGTCTCTGTGATCATGCCGGTTGAAGACATGCCGCACGATGCCAATGGCACCCCGGTCGATGTGGTCCTCAACCCGTTGGGCGTACCTTCGCGTATGAACGTTGGTCAGATCCTTGAAACCCACCTGGGCCTCGCGGCCAAGGGCTTGGGCGAGAAGATCAACCGGATGATCGAAGAGCAGCGCAAGGTCGCTGACCTGCGTAAGTTCCTGCACGAGATCTACAACGAAATCGGCGGACGCAACGAAGAGCTGGACACCTTCTCCGACCAGGAAATCCTGGACCTGGCGAAGAACCTGCGCGGCGGCGTTCCAATGGCTACTCCGGTGTTCGACGGTGCCAAGGAAAGCGAAATCAAGGCCATGCTGAAACTGGCAGACCTGCCGGAAAGTGGCCAGATGCAGCTGTTCGACGGCCGTACCGGCAACAAGTTCGAGCGCCCGGTTACCGTTGGCTACATGTACATGCTGAAGCTGAACCACTTGGTAGACGACAAGATGCACGCTCGTTCTACCGGTTCTTACAGCCTGGTTACCCAGCAGCCGCTGGGTGGTAAGGCGCAGTTCGGTGGTCAGCGTTTCGGGGAGATGGAGGTCTGGGCACTGGAAGCGTACGGTGCTGCATACACTCTGCAAGAAATGCTCACAGTGAAGTCGGACGATGTGAACGGCCGGACCAAGATGTACAAAAACATCGTGGACGGCGATCACCGTATGGAGCCGGGCATGCCCGAGTCTTTCAACGTGTTGATCAAGGAAATTCGTTCCCTCGGCATCGATATCGATCTGGAAACCGAATAA